A portion of the Celeribacter baekdonensis genome contains these proteins:
- a CDS encoding M48 family metallopeptidase, with the protein MSETILLGQPPVHITLRRSGQARRLSLRVSRLDGRVTLSMPKRVPEREAMAFLREKELWIRKHLEARTPDQTVGFGQAIPFLGQDVEIVPGRGRAARLIEGQLHVPGAEDRVAARVQAFLKLQAQLRLRAASDHYAEALGTTYGRITLRDTRSRWGSCTSAGNLMYSWRLVMAPEAVLNYVAAHEVAHRLEMNHSDRFWAQVAKVCPDHARHRAWLRSEGEGLHAWRFETD; encoded by the coding sequence GTGAGCGAGACCATTTTGTTGGGCCAGCCGCCTGTGCATATCACCCTGCGCCGCTCTGGTCAGGCGCGCAGGCTCTCGCTGCGCGTGTCGCGGCTGGATGGTCGCGTGACCCTGTCGATGCCAAAGCGGGTGCCCGAACGCGAAGCCATGGCGTTTTTGCGGGAAAAAGAACTTTGGATCAGAAAGCACCTTGAGGCACGCACGCCCGACCAGACCGTGGGCTTCGGTCAGGCGATTCCCTTTTTGGGGCAAGATGTGGAGATCGTTCCCGGTCGGGGCCGGGCGGCGCGTCTGATTGAGGGGCAATTGCATGTGCCCGGCGCGGAGGATCGCGTGGCAGCTCGGGTGCAGGCCTTTCTCAAACTCCAAGCGCAACTGCGCCTCAGGGCGGCCTCTGATCACTATGCCGAGGCGCTTGGAACCACCTATGGCCGGATCACTTTGCGCGACACCCGCTCGCGCTGGGGCTCCTGTACCAGCGCGGGCAATCTGATGTATTCGTGGCGGCTGGTGATGGCCCCTGAGGCGGTGCTGAACTATGTTGCGGCGCATGAGGTGGCACATCGGTTGGAGATGAATCATTCAGATCGGTTTTGGGCGCAGGTCGCCAAGGTTTGCCCGGATCATGCCCGGCATCGGGCATGGCTGCGCTCGGAGGGCGAAGGATTACATGCGTGGCGGTTCGAGACGGATTGA
- a CDS encoding TIGR02300 family protein has product MPNEEWGVKRVCPTTGKRFYDLNKNPIVSPYTGETVTFDMNNKSRVAIAEKAAPIDDDADDEDLLIDDDADVDIEDDLLVDDDDDNVSLDEIADVAADDDD; this is encoded by the coding sequence ATGCCCAATGAGGAATGGGGCGTAAAGCGCGTATGCCCGACCACCGGCAAACGGTTCTACGACCTGAACAAAAATCCGATCGTGTCGCCCTACACCGGCGAAACCGTCACCTTTGACATGAACAACAAGTCGCGCGTGGCCATTGCCGAAAAAGCTGCCCCGATCGACGACGATGCCGATGATGAAGATCTGTTGATTGATGATGACGCAGATGTCGATATCGAAGACGATCTGCTCGTGGACGACGACGACGACAATGTCTCGCTCGACGAGATCGCAGACGTCGCCGCAGACGACGACGATTGA
- a CDS encoding AAA family ATPase: MSDQFFVVTGGPGAGKTSLITELARRGFHTIPESGRAIIREEMQSGGNALPWVDPVAYAERMLEQDMHSFSAAQALSGPVIFDRGITDIMGYLTFCGLAVPSHVAAAVKAARYNHRIFLAPYWDEIFTQDTERKQTRAEAEATCAVMRETYAALGYAITVLPRTDIQQRADFVATRVMS; this comes from the coding sequence ATGAGCGACCAGTTCTTCGTCGTGACGGGCGGCCCCGGTGCAGGCAAGACAAGCCTGATCACCGAGCTTGCTCGTCGCGGCTTTCACACAATCCCCGAATCCGGTCGTGCGATCATCCGCGAAGAGATGCAGAGCGGAGGGAATGCCCTGCCTTGGGTAGATCCTGTGGCCTACGCCGAACGAATGCTGGAGCAAGACATGCACTCCTTCAGCGCCGCACAGGCGCTCTCAGGCCCTGTGATTTTCGATCGCGGCATTACCGACATCATGGGCTATCTGACATTCTGTGGGCTCGCTGTTCCATCGCATGTCGCCGCAGCGGTAAAAGCGGCCCGCTACAATCACAGGATTTTCCTGGCGCCCTACTGGGACGAGATCTTCACACAGGACACCGAACGCAAGCAGACCCGCGCCGAGGCCGAGGCGACCTGTGCCGTGATGCGCGAGACCTATGCCGCACTTGGATATGCGATCACGGTGCTTCCGAGGACCGACATACAGCAACGCGCCGACTTTGTAGCGACGCGGGTGATGTCGTGA